From one Meles meles chromosome 18, mMelMel3.1 paternal haplotype, whole genome shotgun sequence genomic stretch:
- the ICAM2 gene encoding intercellular adhesion molecule 2 isoform X3 encodes MPLEMSPFGCWGLPTALLALFCCPGSGEEFEVHMYPEQLLVEPGGSQLVNCSTSCAHPEAGGLETTLTKTLNQSSLQWKRFLVSNISQDTVIYCYFTCFGSQKLKSLSVSVFYPPKQMILKIQPTWVAVGKSFTVECHVPDVKPLESLTLTLLRGKEPLCNKTFTGDKDDTQGATATHKGMAHREDGRHNFSCHAHLDLRSRGGTIIHQVSEPQMLKVYEPKPDNQMVVIISVVSVLLFLFVTSILLCFILGQHWRQRRMGAYGVQDA; translated from the exons ATGCCACTCGAGATGTCCCCTTTTGGATGCTGGGGTCTGCCCACCGCCCTTCTTGCCCTGTTCTGCTGCCCAG GGTCTGGGGAGGAGTTCGAGGTCCACATGTATCCGGAGCAGCTGCTGGTGGAGCCCGGAGGGTCCCAGCTGGTCAACTGTAGCACCAGCTGTGCGCACCCGGAGGCGGGCGGCCTGGAGACCACGCTCACCAAGACGCTGAACCAGTCCAGCCTCCAGTGGAAGCGGTTCTTGGTCTCCAACATCTCCCAGGACACCGTCATCTACTGCTACTTCACCTGCTTCGGGAGCCAGAAGTTGAAGAGTCTCAGCGTCAGCGTGTTCT aCCCTCCCAAGCAAATGATCCTGAAGATACAGCCCACGTGGGTGGCGGTGGGGAAGTCCTTCACCGTCGAGTGCCACGTGCCGGATGTGAAACCCCTTGAGAGCCTCACTCTCACCCTGCTCCGTGGCAAGGAGCCCCTGTGCAACAAGACCTTTACGGGGGACAAAGATGACACCCAAGGAGCCACGGCCACGCACAAGGGCATGGCCCACAGGGAGGACGGCCGCCACAACTTCTCCTGCCACGCCCACCTGGATCTGCGGTCTCGTGGCGGGACCATCATTCACCAGGTCTCCGAGCCCCAGATGCTCAAGGTCTATG agcCCAAGCCGGACAACCAGATGGTCGTCATCATCTCCGTCGTGTCGGTGCTGCTGTTCTTGTTTGTGACATCTATCCTCCTGTGCTTCATCTTGGGCCAGCACTGGCGCCAGAGGCGGATGGGCGCCTACGGGGTACAAGATGCTTAG
- the PRR29 gene encoding proline-rich protein 29 isoform X5 — protein sequence MASRTGGSWGQAPPQSAAPTPWVTVLQPVAWAVPPPTPQPGGLKEDLLELMLLQNAQMHQLLLSGLVATALNPGPASRHPQVYLEGQLEEEEEEMPALEEGALVIHHHYLSCPMPMLGPSLPWPVPSLSLPPYQPHLQDTVRIQHCPPASRKRGGRAVTVPPPPPPSATGTVGADVPPASDYYDAESLP from the exons ATGGCCTCCCGCACTGGAGGGAGCTGGGGTCAGGCCCCACCGCAGAGTGCCGCCCCGACG ccctggGTGACTGTCCTGCAGCCCGTCGCGTGGGCGGTCCCACCGCCAACCCCGCAGCCGGGTGGATTGAAGGAAG ACCTGCTGGAACTGATGTTGCTGCAGAACGCGCAGATGCACCAGCTGCTGCTGAGCGGGCTGGTGGCCACGGCCCTCAACCCAGGACCAGCCTCTCGCCACCCGCAG GTCTACCTGGAGGGTcaactggaggaggaggaggaggagatgccAGCCCTGGAGGAAGGGGCTTTGGTGATTCACCACCACTACCTGTCCTGCCCGATGCCCATGCTGGGCCCCTCGCTACCCTGGCCggtcccttccctttccctccccccataTCAGCCCCACTTGCAGGACACAGTCAGGATTCAGCACTGCCCTCCTGCCTCTCGGAAAAGAGGGGG GAGAGCTGTAAccgtgcccccacccccacctcccagtgcCACAGGCACTGTGGGTGCGGATGTGCCCCCCGCTTCAG ACTACTATGATGCCGAGAGCCTACCATGA
- the ICAM2 gene encoding intercellular adhesion molecule 2 isoform X1 → MWSSAHRRLGFRAAALRHHSLTWVHHLPPGGPRLFPASLWMPLEMSPFGCWGLPTALLALFCCPGSGEEFEVHMYPEQLLVEPGGSQLVNCSTSCAHPEAGGLETTLTKTLNQSSLQWKRFLVSNISQDTVIYCYFTCFGSQKLKSLSVSVFYPPKQMILKIQPTWVAVGKSFTVECHVPDVKPLESLTLTLLRGKEPLCNKTFTGDKDDTQGATATHKGMAHREDGRHNFSCHAHLDLRSRGGTIIHQVSEPQMLKVYEPKPDNQMVVIISVVSVLLFLFVTSILLCFILGQHWRQRRMGAYGVQDA, encoded by the exons ATGTGGTCATCAGCTCATAGAAGGCTGGGGTTCCGGGCTGCGGCTCTACGCCACCACTCCCTGACCTGGGTCCACCATCTCCCTCCAGGAGGCCCTCGGCTGTTCCCAGCAAGCCTGTGGATGCCACTCGAGATGTCCCCTTTTGGATGCTGGGGTCTGCCCACCGCCCTTCTTGCCCTGTTCTGCTGCCCAG GGTCTGGGGAGGAGTTCGAGGTCCACATGTATCCGGAGCAGCTGCTGGTGGAGCCCGGAGGGTCCCAGCTGGTCAACTGTAGCACCAGCTGTGCGCACCCGGAGGCGGGCGGCCTGGAGACCACGCTCACCAAGACGCTGAACCAGTCCAGCCTCCAGTGGAAGCGGTTCTTGGTCTCCAACATCTCCCAGGACACCGTCATCTACTGCTACTTCACCTGCTTCGGGAGCCAGAAGTTGAAGAGTCTCAGCGTCAGCGTGTTCT aCCCTCCCAAGCAAATGATCCTGAAGATACAGCCCACGTGGGTGGCGGTGGGGAAGTCCTTCACCGTCGAGTGCCACGTGCCGGATGTGAAACCCCTTGAGAGCCTCACTCTCACCCTGCTCCGTGGCAAGGAGCCCCTGTGCAACAAGACCTTTACGGGGGACAAAGATGACACCCAAGGAGCCACGGCCACGCACAAGGGCATGGCCCACAGGGAGGACGGCCGCCACAACTTCTCCTGCCACGCCCACCTGGATCTGCGGTCTCGTGGCGGGACCATCATTCACCAGGTCTCCGAGCCCCAGATGCTCAAGGTCTATG agcCCAAGCCGGACAACCAGATGGTCGTCATCATCTCCGTCGTGTCGGTGCTGCTGTTCTTGTTTGTGACATCTATCCTCCTGTGCTTCATCTTGGGCCAGCACTGGCGCCAGAGGCGGATGGGCGCCTACGGGGTACAAGATGCTTAG
- the PRR29 gene encoding proline-rich protein 29 isoform X3, translating into MFPPLVCSRNHSWPKGCPFGFRLTENTAFAFSHLPFPAKPAYRMFCSCLTHHPSQSWDLKTKCWPWRRNSQPLSHSLTNMSPGGLVREVRKGGRYGEDLRSRRRRGVGGGHRQRERPPGGGSPRGLLSPPPLRQGEESRASPEHLRRGGTCACVGRDFGVALVAQPWVTVLQPVAWAVPPPTPQPGGLKEDLLELMLLQNAQMHQLLLSGLVATALNPGPASRHPQVLQLGVGHRCATGVTHLQVQGGDPSGVDPGEKESGNSAAVPTGSLWHVMRQGPKAAWSGSPQIQSTQVLCSRRSPCQCTPY; encoded by the exons ATGTTTCCGCCCCTGGTCTGCTCCAGAAACCACTCCTGGCCCAAAGGATGCCCCTTTGGATTCAGACTGACGGAGAACACAGCCTTTGCCTTCAGTCACCTGCCCTTCCCTGCCAAGCCTGCATACAGAATGTTCTGTTCTTGCTTAACTCATCATCCTAGCCAATCCTGGGACCTGAAAACCAAGTGCTGGCCTTGGCGCCGGAATTCCCAGCCCCTCAGTCATTCACTCACAAACATGAGCCCCGGTGGCTTGGTCCGGGAAGTGCGCAAGGGTGGAAGGTACGGCGAGGACCTGAGATCCCGGCGGCGCAGGGGTGTTGGAGGTGGACATCGGCAGAGGGAGCGGCCTCCTGGGGGAGGGAGTCCTCGAGGACTCCTCTCCCCGCCACCCCTCCGCCAAGGTGAGGAGAGCAGAGCAAGCCCGGAGCACCTGCGCCGGGGAGGGACCTGCGCATGCGTGGGAAGAGACTTTGGCGTCGCCCTCGTCGCCCAG ccctggGTGACTGTCCTGCAGCCCGTCGCGTGGGCGGTCCCACCGCCAACCCCGCAGCCGGGTGGATTGAAGGAAG ACCTGCTGGAACTGATGTTGCTGCAGAACGCGCAGATGCACCAGCTGCTGCTGAGCGGGCTGGTGGCCACGGCCCTCAACCCAGGACCAGCCTCTCGCCACCCGCAGGTGCttcagctgggggtggggcacaggtGTGCCACAGGGGTCACCCACCTGCAGGTCCAGGGTGGGGATCCATCTGGGGTGGATCCTGGAGAAAAAGAATCAGGCAACAGTGCAGCTGTCCCCACTGGGTCCCTTTGGCATGTTATGCGCCAGGGGCCCAAAGCAGCATGGAGTGGGAGTCCCCAAATCCAGAGCACTCAGGTCTTGTGTTCAAGGAGGTCTCCCTGCCAGTGTACCCCCTACTAG
- the PRR29 gene encoding proline-rich protein 29 isoform X4, with product MFPPLVCSRNHSWPKGCPFGFRLTENTAFAFSHLPFPAKPAYRMFCSCLTHHPSQSWDLKTKCWPWRRNSQPLSHSLTNMSPGGLVREVRKGGRYGEDLRSRRRRGVGGGHRQRERPPGGGSPRGLLSPPPLRQGEESRASPEHLRRGGTCACVGRDFGVALVAQPWVTVLQPVAWAVPPPTPQPGGLKEDLLELMLLQNAQMHQLLLSGLVATALNPGPASRHPQVYLEGQLEEEEEEMPALEEGALVIHHHYLSCPMPMLGPSLPWPVPSLSLPPYQPHLQDTVRIQHCPPASRKRGGLL from the exons ATGTTTCCGCCCCTGGTCTGCTCCAGAAACCACTCCTGGCCCAAAGGATGCCCCTTTGGATTCAGACTGACGGAGAACACAGCCTTTGCCTTCAGTCACCTGCCCTTCCCTGCCAAGCCTGCATACAGAATGTTCTGTTCTTGCTTAACTCATCATCCTAGCCAATCCTGGGACCTGAAAACCAAGTGCTGGCCTTGGCGCCGGAATTCCCAGCCCCTCAGTCATTCACTCACAAACATGAGCCCCGGTGGCTTGGTCCGGGAAGTGCGCAAGGGTGGAAGGTACGGCGAGGACCTGAGATCCCGGCGGCGCAGGGGTGTTGGAGGTGGACATCGGCAGAGGGAGCGGCCTCCTGGGGGAGGGAGTCCTCGAGGACTCCTCTCCCCGCCACCCCTCCGCCAAGGTGAGGAGAGCAGAGCAAGCCCGGAGCACCTGCGCCGGGGAGGGACCTGCGCATGCGTGGGAAGAGACTTTGGCGTCGCCCTCGTCGCCCAG ccctggGTGACTGTCCTGCAGCCCGTCGCGTGGGCGGTCCCACCGCCAACCCCGCAGCCGGGTGGATTGAAGGAAG ACCTGCTGGAACTGATGTTGCTGCAGAACGCGCAGATGCACCAGCTGCTGCTGAGCGGGCTGGTGGCCACGGCCCTCAACCCAGGACCAGCCTCTCGCCACCCGCAG GTCTACCTGGAGGGTcaactggaggaggaggaggaggagatgccAGCCCTGGAGGAAGGGGCTTTGGTGATTCACCACCACTACCTGTCCTGCCCGATGCCCATGCTGGGCCCCTCGCTACCCTGGCCggtcccttccctttccctccccccataTCAGCCCCACTTGCAGGACACAGTCAGGATTCAGCACTGCCCTCCTGCCTCTCGGAAAAGAGGGGG ACTACTATGA
- the ICAM2 gene encoding intercellular adhesion molecule 2 isoform X2, translated as MGLPSGQRAHVGGPRLFPASLWMPLEMSPFGCWGLPTALLALFCCPGSGEEFEVHMYPEQLLVEPGGSQLVNCSTSCAHPEAGGLETTLTKTLNQSSLQWKRFLVSNISQDTVIYCYFTCFGSQKLKSLSVSVFYPPKQMILKIQPTWVAVGKSFTVECHVPDVKPLESLTLTLLRGKEPLCNKTFTGDKDDTQGATATHKGMAHREDGRHNFSCHAHLDLRSRGGTIIHQVSEPQMLKVYEPKPDNQMVVIISVVSVLLFLFVTSILLCFILGQHWRQRRMGAYGVQDA; from the exons GAGGCCCTCGGCTGTTCCCAGCAAGCCTGTGGATGCCACTCGAGATGTCCCCTTTTGGATGCTGGGGTCTGCCCACCGCCCTTCTTGCCCTGTTCTGCTGCCCAG GGTCTGGGGAGGAGTTCGAGGTCCACATGTATCCGGAGCAGCTGCTGGTGGAGCCCGGAGGGTCCCAGCTGGTCAACTGTAGCACCAGCTGTGCGCACCCGGAGGCGGGCGGCCTGGAGACCACGCTCACCAAGACGCTGAACCAGTCCAGCCTCCAGTGGAAGCGGTTCTTGGTCTCCAACATCTCCCAGGACACCGTCATCTACTGCTACTTCACCTGCTTCGGGAGCCAGAAGTTGAAGAGTCTCAGCGTCAGCGTGTTCT aCCCTCCCAAGCAAATGATCCTGAAGATACAGCCCACGTGGGTGGCGGTGGGGAAGTCCTTCACCGTCGAGTGCCACGTGCCGGATGTGAAACCCCTTGAGAGCCTCACTCTCACCCTGCTCCGTGGCAAGGAGCCCCTGTGCAACAAGACCTTTACGGGGGACAAAGATGACACCCAAGGAGCCACGGCCACGCACAAGGGCATGGCCCACAGGGAGGACGGCCGCCACAACTTCTCCTGCCACGCCCACCTGGATCTGCGGTCTCGTGGCGGGACCATCATTCACCAGGTCTCCGAGCCCCAGATGCTCAAGGTCTATG agcCCAAGCCGGACAACCAGATGGTCGTCATCATCTCCGTCGTGTCGGTGCTGCTGTTCTTGTTTGTGACATCTATCCTCCTGTGCTTCATCTTGGGCCAGCACTGGCGCCAGAGGCGGATGGGCGCCTACGGGGTACAAGATGCTTAG
- the PRR29 gene encoding proline-rich protein 29 isoform X2 gives MFPPLVCSRNHSWPKGCPFGFRLTENTAFAFSHLPFPAKPAYRMFCSCLTHHPSQSWDLKTKCWPWRRNSQPLSHSLTNMSPGGLVREVRKGGRYGEDLRSRRRRGVGGGHRQRERPPGGGSPRGLLSPPPLRQGEESRASPEHLRRGGTCACVGRDFGVALVAQPWVTVLQPVAWAVPPPTPQPGGLKEDLLELMLLQNAQMHQLLLSGLVATALNPGPASRHPQVYLEGQLEEEEEEMPALEEGALVIHHHYLSCPMPMLGPSLPWPVPSLSLPPYQPHLQDTVRIQHCPPASRKRGGRAVTVPPPPPPSATGTVGADVPPASDYYDAESLP, from the exons ATGTTTCCGCCCCTGGTCTGCTCCAGAAACCACTCCTGGCCCAAAGGATGCCCCTTTGGATTCAGACTGACGGAGAACACAGCCTTTGCCTTCAGTCACCTGCCCTTCCCTGCCAAGCCTGCATACAGAATGTTCTGTTCTTGCTTAACTCATCATCCTAGCCAATCCTGGGACCTGAAAACCAAGTGCTGGCCTTGGCGCCGGAATTCCCAGCCCCTCAGTCATTCACTCACAAACATGAGCCCCGGTGGCTTGGTCCGGGAAGTGCGCAAGGGTGGAAGGTACGGCGAGGACCTGAGATCCCGGCGGCGCAGGGGTGTTGGAGGTGGACATCGGCAGAGGGAGCGGCCTCCTGGGGGAGGGAGTCCTCGAGGACTCCTCTCCCCGCCACCCCTCCGCCAAGGTGAGGAGAGCAGAGCAAGCCCGGAGCACCTGCGCCGGGGAGGGACCTGCGCATGCGTGGGAAGAGACTTTGGCGTCGCCCTCGTCGCCCAG ccctggGTGACTGTCCTGCAGCCCGTCGCGTGGGCGGTCCCACCGCCAACCCCGCAGCCGGGTGGATTGAAGGAAG ACCTGCTGGAACTGATGTTGCTGCAGAACGCGCAGATGCACCAGCTGCTGCTGAGCGGGCTGGTGGCCACGGCCCTCAACCCAGGACCAGCCTCTCGCCACCCGCAG GTCTACCTGGAGGGTcaactggaggaggaggaggaggagatgccAGCCCTGGAGGAAGGGGCTTTGGTGATTCACCACCACTACCTGTCCTGCCCGATGCCCATGCTGGGCCCCTCGCTACCCTGGCCggtcccttccctttccctccccccataTCAGCCCCACTTGCAGGACACAGTCAGGATTCAGCACTGCCCTCCTGCCTCTCGGAAAAGAGGGGG GAGAGCTGTAAccgtgcccccacccccacctcccagtgcCACAGGCACTGTGGGTGCGGATGTGCCCCCCGCTTCAG ACTACTATGATGCCGAGAGCCTACCATGA
- the PRR29 gene encoding proline-rich protein 29 isoform X1: MFPPLVCSRNHSWPKGCPFGFRLTENTAFAFSHLPFPAKPAYRMFCSCLTHHPSQSWDLKTKCWPWRRNSQPLSHSLTNMSPGGLVREVRKGGRYGEDLRSRRRRGVGGGHRQRERPPGGGSPRGLLSPPPLRQGEESRASPEHLRRGGTCACVGRDFGVALVAQPWVTVLQPVAWAVPPPTPQPGGLKEDLLELMLLQNAQMHQLLLSGLVATALNPGPASRHPQVYLEGQLEEEEEEMPALEEGALVIHHHYLSCPMPMLGPSLPWPVPSLSLPPYQPHLQDTVRIQHCPPASRKRGGRAVTVPPPPPPSATGTVGADVPPASGRGRVGGQWGPGMGQEGPVGGRGAPVITAADHWPVPFPFTPWGPVRQAGAKTQVPSLPRLL, from the exons ATGTTTCCGCCCCTGGTCTGCTCCAGAAACCACTCCTGGCCCAAAGGATGCCCCTTTGGATTCAGACTGACGGAGAACACAGCCTTTGCCTTCAGTCACCTGCCCTTCCCTGCCAAGCCTGCATACAGAATGTTCTGTTCTTGCTTAACTCATCATCCTAGCCAATCCTGGGACCTGAAAACCAAGTGCTGGCCTTGGCGCCGGAATTCCCAGCCCCTCAGTCATTCACTCACAAACATGAGCCCCGGTGGCTTGGTCCGGGAAGTGCGCAAGGGTGGAAGGTACGGCGAGGACCTGAGATCCCGGCGGCGCAGGGGTGTTGGAGGTGGACATCGGCAGAGGGAGCGGCCTCCTGGGGGAGGGAGTCCTCGAGGACTCCTCTCCCCGCCACCCCTCCGCCAAGGTGAGGAGAGCAGAGCAAGCCCGGAGCACCTGCGCCGGGGAGGGACCTGCGCATGCGTGGGAAGAGACTTTGGCGTCGCCCTCGTCGCCCAG ccctggGTGACTGTCCTGCAGCCCGTCGCGTGGGCGGTCCCACCGCCAACCCCGCAGCCGGGTGGATTGAAGGAAG ACCTGCTGGAACTGATGTTGCTGCAGAACGCGCAGATGCACCAGCTGCTGCTGAGCGGGCTGGTGGCCACGGCCCTCAACCCAGGACCAGCCTCTCGCCACCCGCAG GTCTACCTGGAGGGTcaactggaggaggaggaggaggagatgccAGCCCTGGAGGAAGGGGCTTTGGTGATTCACCACCACTACCTGTCCTGCCCGATGCCCATGCTGGGCCCCTCGCTACCCTGGCCggtcccttccctttccctccccccataTCAGCCCCACTTGCAGGACACAGTCAGGATTCAGCACTGCCCTCCTGCCTCTCGGAAAAGAGGGGG GAGAGCTGTAAccgtgcccccacccccacctcccagtgcCACAGGCACTGTGGGTGCGGATGTGCCCCCCGCTTCAGGTAGGGGCAGGGTGGGTGGGCAGTGGGGCCCAGGGATGGGTCAGGAGGGCCCTGTTGGGGGCCGGGGAGCACCTGTCATCACTGCTGCAGACCACTGGCCTGTCCCCTTCCCTTTCACTCCTTGGGGCCCTGTTAGGCAGGCAGGAGCCAAGACACAGGTGCCGTCTCTCCCCAGACTACTATGA